The following proteins are co-located in the Maridesulfovibrio sp. genome:
- a CDS encoding caspase family protein: MKTISLRLICSLFVAAISIMLLSASDCLAQKRLALLIGNSAYTKIGALKNPVNDVVAMNRSLKKAGFDVIVVKNADRNTMGRAIDDFGNRLKSYDVGLFYFSGHGLQVNGINYLCPLGMSVQGQSDVQYEAIDAGKVLAKMEDAGNSMNIVILDACRNNPFKRSFRSMRNGLAQMDAPTGSFIAFATAPGQTALDGRGNNSPYVTHMLNNMNSKGLTIEQFFKKVRQGVLKDTSRKQVPWESSSLVGDFYFSGKGSSGSSSSQASSQSTTTQQQQTPPPAPKPKPKPKKNKDEQVMDMLLN, translated from the coding sequence ATGAAGACTATCTCACTCAGACTGATCTGCTCGTTATTTGTGGCGGCAATATCGATCATGCTGCTTTCCGCCAGCGACTGCCTTGCCCAGAAAAGGCTGGCCCTGCTAATCGGGAACTCAGCCTACACCAAAATCGGGGCACTCAAAAACCCGGTGAATGACGTTGTAGCCATGAACCGTTCTCTCAAGAAAGCCGGCTTTGATGTCATAGTGGTCAAAAATGCTGACCGCAACACCATGGGCCGGGCCATTGATGATTTCGGAAACAGACTTAAAAGTTACGATGTGGGATTGTTTTATTTTTCAGGACACGGACTGCAGGTCAACGGGATCAACTATCTCTGCCCGCTGGGCATGTCCGTTCAGGGACAGTCCGATGTACAGTATGAAGCTATTGATGCCGGAAAAGTACTCGCAAAGATGGAAGATGCCGGAAACAGCATGAACATTGTCATACTTGATGCCTGCCGCAACAACCCCTTCAAGCGCAGCTTCCGCTCCATGCGTAACGGTCTGGCCCAGATGGATGCCCCGACAGGATCATTCATCGCCTTTGCGACAGCCCCGGGCCAGACAGCCCTTGACGGTCGCGGCAACAACAGCCCTTACGTAACCCACATGCTCAACAACATGAACAGCAAGGGGCTGACCATTGAGCAGTTCTTCAAGAAGGTCCGCCAAGGAGTGCTCAAGGACACCAGCCGCAAGCAGGTTCCGTGGGAATCTTCCTCGCTGGTCGGTGATTTCTACTTCTCCGGCAAAGGTTCTTCCGGTTCGTCTTCATCACAGGCTTCAAGCCAGTCTACAACAACCCAGCAGCAACAGACTCCGCCCCCGGCTCCCAAGCCGAAACCAAAGCCCAAGAAGAACAAAGACGAACAAGTCATGGATATGTTGTTAAATTAG
- a CDS encoding serine acetyltransferase, producing MVSKIGGSVLTKVVDALCEEESYQTVYHMPEHDRPMPSISALGEFVERLRAVLFPGYFGDSEIRPETMRYHIGGNLDAAYRILEEQILRGHCFFCKADEFNCTNCEADAQRIASEFMMKLPEIRRLLATDVQAAYVGDPASKSPGETIFCYPSIIAMTHHRIAHELYNLNVDLIPRIIGEMAHSKTGIDIHPGAQVGEHFFIDHGTGTVIGETCIIGRNVRLYQGVTLGAKSFPQDDSGNLIKGIPRHPIVEDDVIVYSGATILGRVTIGKGSVIGGNVWVTRSVDAGERLLQR from the coding sequence ATGGTTAGTAAAATCGGCGGCTCCGTGCTGACGAAGGTTGTGGACGCCTTGTGCGAGGAAGAGTCATATCAGACAGTTTATCACATGCCTGAACATGACCGTCCCATGCCTTCTATTTCTGCACTGGGAGAGTTTGTGGAAAGGCTGCGGGCGGTACTGTTTCCCGGTTATTTCGGTGATTCCGAAATCCGTCCCGAAACCATGCGCTACCACATCGGGGGCAACCTTGATGCGGCTTACCGGATTCTGGAAGAACAGATTCTGCGCGGACATTGTTTTTTCTGCAAGGCCGATGAGTTTAACTGTACCAACTGTGAGGCCGATGCCCAGCGCATCGCTTCAGAGTTCATGATGAAGCTGCCGGAAATCCGCCGTTTGCTGGCGACTGACGTGCAGGCAGCTTATGTGGGTGACCCCGCGTCCAAGAGTCCGGGTGAGACCATCTTCTGCTACCCCAGTATCATCGCCATGACCCACCACCGTATTGCCCATGAGCTCTACAATCTGAACGTGGACCTCATTCCGCGCATTATCGGTGAGATGGCTCATTCCAAAACCGGGATCGACATTCACCCCGGTGCACAGGTGGGCGAGCATTTCTTCATCGACCACGGAACAGGAACCGTTATCGGTGAAACCTGTATTATCGGTCGCAACGTCCGTCTCTATCAGGGCGTGACCCTCGGGGCGAAAAGCTTTCCGCAGGATGATTCAGGCAATCTGATCAAGGGTATTCCCCGCCACCCCATTGTGGAAGACGATGTGATCGTCTACTCTGGGGCTACCATCCTCGGCCGCGTGACTATCGGCAAAGGCTCGGTCATCGGCGGTAACGTCTGGGTGACCAGATCGGTGGATGCAGGAGAGAGATTGCTGCAAAGATAA
- the cysK gene encoding cysteine synthase A: MYIHDSMISLVGNTPLVKLNKVTEGCAGQVVAKLEFFNPCSSVKDRIGVSMIEEAEKRGALKPGATVVEPTSGNTGIGLAFVCAVKGYKLILTMPESMSQERKDLLKGFGAELVLTPAAQGMTGAVNKAKEIASADPNAFLPLQFDNPDNPLAHRNTTVNEIWEDTDGKVDIFVAGVGTGGTLTGVGAELKKRNPAIKIVAVEPEKSPVLSGGGPSPHGIQGIGAGFVPEVLRTELIDEIVKVADEDAISMSRRLIQEEGILCGISAGAAAHAAVEIAKREENKGKLVVFIVPDTGERYLSTALFKD, encoded by the coding sequence ATGTACATACATGATTCCATGATCTCACTGGTTGGGAATACTCCGCTGGTGAAGTTGAATAAAGTCACTGAAGGTTGTGCAGGGCAGGTTGTTGCCAAACTGGAATTTTTTAATCCCTGCTCATCGGTTAAAGACCGCATCGGCGTTTCCATGATCGAGGAAGCGGAAAAGCGCGGCGCACTCAAGCCGGGCGCAACCGTTGTTGAACCGACCAGTGGTAATACCGGAATCGGGCTGGCTTTTGTCTGTGCCGTGAAAGGGTACAAGCTTATTTTGACCATGCCGGAATCCATGAGTCAGGAACGCAAGGACCTGCTTAAGGGGTTCGGTGCCGAGCTTGTATTGACTCCGGCTGCACAGGGTATGACCGGAGCCGTGAATAAGGCCAAGGAGATTGCATCAGCAGATCCGAACGCTTTCCTGCCGTTGCAGTTTGATAACCCGGACAACCCGCTGGCCCACCGTAATACAACCGTCAATGAAATCTGGGAAGATACTGACGGCAAGGTTGATATTTTTGTGGCCGGAGTCGGCACCGGAGGCACACTTACCGGAGTCGGTGCTGAGCTGAAGAAACGCAATCCGGCAATTAAGATTGTTGCGGTTGAACCGGAAAAATCTCCGGTCCTGTCCGGCGGCGGACCTTCCCCGCACGGTATTCAGGGCATCGGAGCCGGGTTTGTTCCTGAAGTCTTGCGTACTGAACTCATTGACGAGATCGTCAAGGTTGCGGATGAGGATGCCATCTCCATGTCCCGCAGGCTTATTCAGGAAGAAGGAATTTTGTGCGGTATTTCAGCCGGGGCAGCGGCCCATGCGGCTGTGGAGATCGCAAAACGTGAAGAAAACAAGGGCAAGCTGGTGGTCTTTATTGTTCCCGATACCGGGGAACGTTACTTAAGCACCGCTTTGTTCAAGGACTGA
- the nifS gene encoding cysteine desulfurase NifS, with translation MTAYLDNNATTMVAPEVREAILPLLAEEYGNPSSMHRLGGQSGMLMEQARQKVAAGLNCDPDEIIFTSCGTEGDNTAIFSALEAQPEKRHIITTRVEHPAVLNVAKHYERKGYAVTYLSVDSKGRFDMDQYRTAFRPDTALVSVMYANNESGVISPIQEMAEIAKKHGVLFHTDAVQAVGKIAIDLQKLPVDYFVLSGHKIHAPKGIGALFVRKNAPFRPFMLGGHQEHGRRGGTENLPGIVGLGVAMELAAKHIDDENTRVRVMRDRLEKGLMAAIPDAIINGDQEMRLPNTLSIAFKYIEGEAMLLMLDQFGIAASSGSACTSGSLEPSHVLRAMGVPFTYAHGSLRFSLSTYNTDEDIDLVLRELPPVISRLREMSPFRRGDEGLDWVDDHDH, from the coding sequence ATGACAGCATATCTTGATAACAACGCCACCACTATGGTCGCACCTGAGGTGCGTGAAGCAATTCTGCCTCTGCTTGCTGAAGAGTACGGTAACCCTTCCTCCATGCATCGCCTCGGCGGACAGTCCGGCATGCTCATGGAGCAGGCCCGTCAGAAAGTTGCAGCCGGGTTGAACTGTGACCCCGATGAGATCATCTTTACCTCCTGTGGTACCGAGGGCGATAACACTGCTATCTTTTCCGCCCTCGAAGCACAGCCCGAAAAGCGTCACATCATCACCACCCGTGTTGAGCACCCGGCGGTACTCAACGTTGCAAAGCACTATGAGCGTAAAGGGTATGCTGTGACCTACCTGTCGGTTGATTCCAAGGGCAGGTTTGATATGGACCAGTACCGTACTGCTTTCCGTCCCGACACCGCCCTTGTTTCAGTCATGTACGCCAATAATGAATCCGGCGTGATTTCCCCTATTCAGGAAATGGCTGAGATCGCCAAGAAGCACGGTGTGCTTTTCCATACTGACGCTGTTCAGGCTGTAGGCAAAATTGCAATTGATCTTCAGAAGCTTCCCGTGGATTACTTTGTCCTTTCCGGACACAAAATTCACGCCCCCAAGGGAATCGGAGCTCTGTTTGTGCGTAAGAATGCTCCCTTCCGTCCCTTTATGCTCGGCGGGCATCAGGAACACGGCAGGCGCGGCGGAACCGAGAACCTGCCCGGTATTGTAGGTCTCGGTGTAGCCATGGAGCTTGCCGCCAAGCATATCGATGACGAAAACACCCGTGTACGTGTAATGCGTGACCGCCTTGAAAAAGGTCTCATGGCTGCAATTCCCGATGCCATCATCAATGGTGATCAGGAAATGAGGCTGCCTAACACTCTGTCTATTGCCTTCAAGTATATTGAAGGTGAGGCTATGCTGCTTATGCTCGACCAGTTCGGCATTGCTGCCAGTTCCGGTTCGGCCTGTACTTCCGGTTCCCTCGAACCGTCACACGTACTCCGGGCCATGGGTGTGCCTTTTACTTATGCTCACGGTTCACTCCGCTTCTCCCTGTCCACTTATAACACCGACGAAGACATCGACCTCGTGCTCAGGGAACTGCCGCCCGTCATCAGCAGACTGCGCGAAATGTCTCCCTTCCGTCGCGGAGATGAAGGTCTCGACTGGGTAGACGATCACGATCATTAA
- the nifU gene encoding Fe-S cluster assembly protein NifU, with protein sequence MWEYTSKVQEHFLNPKNVGVIEDADAIGEVGSLSCGDALRLFLKIDDEERIVDAKFQTFGCASAIASSSVLTELIKGMTLDEAAKVSNKDIAEALGGLPKEKMHCSVMGQEALEDAIRKYRGLGAAPAPEGEIVCKCFGVTDLQIIRAVKENKLTTLEEVTNFTKAGGGCEECHGRIEEIITEVLTGEAAKPAPEPEKPAKLTNIKRFQLVTKVIDEEIRPALNKDGGDIELIDIDGHEVIVSLRGACVGCPSSGRTLKDFVERRLKETVEPEISVQEA encoded by the coding sequence ATGTGGGAATATACTAGTAAGGTTCAAGAACATTTTCTCAACCCCAAGAATGTCGGGGTAATTGAAGACGCGGATGCCATCGGCGAAGTCGGTTCTCTTTCCTGTGGTGATGCCCTGAGGCTGTTTCTCAAAATTGATGATGAAGAACGCATCGTGGACGCGAAGTTTCAGACTTTCGGCTGCGCCAGTGCTATTGCTTCCAGCTCCGTACTTACCGAGCTGATTAAGGGCATGACTCTCGATGAAGCAGCCAAGGTCAGCAACAAGGATATCGCCGAGGCCCTTGGCGGGCTGCCCAAGGAAAAGATGCACTGTTCAGTAATGGGGCAGGAAGCCCTTGAGGACGCCATTCGCAAGTATCGCGGTCTTGGAGCAGCTCCGGCACCGGAAGGTGAAATTGTCTGTAAGTGCTTCGGTGTAACCGACCTCCAGATTATACGTGCAGTTAAGGAAAACAAGCTGACCACTCTTGAGGAAGTTACCAACTTCACCAAGGCCGGTGGCGGTTGTGAGGAATGTCATGGTCGCATCGAAGAGATCATTACTGAAGTCTTGACCGGTGAAGCAGCCAAGCCTGCACCTGAACCGGAAAAGCCTGCAAAGTTGACCAACATCAAGCGCTTCCAGCTGGTGACCAAGGTTATTGATGAAGAAATCCGTCCGGCCCTGAATAAGGACGGCGGTGATATTGAACTCATCGATATTGACGGTCACGAAGTAATCGTTTCCCTGCGCGGTGCCTGTGTAGGCTGTCCTTCCAGCGGACGAACCCTTAAGGATTTTGTTGAGCGTCGTCTGAAGGAAACCGTGGAACCTGAAATCAGTGTGCAGGAGGCCTAG
- the buk gene encoding butyrate kinase — protein MGSRILVINPGSTSTKVAIFNEGKISFDAEVSHPRERIDKFTTVMDQKEFRSTAVMKLIEDELAKGTPDMVVGRGGLLKPIPGGPYSINDAMISDLESGRYGVHPCNLGAMLAREFAEQWGVPSMIMDPVVTDEMDPVAKVTGLPEIKRRSVFHALSQRGVARSVAAEMGLEYENSKFIVGHMGGGVSIGAHRYGKVVDVINALDGEGPFSPERSGTLPILPVLNLVESGQYTFDEMRKVVTSRAGIIGLLGTNDMREVQARMEDGDEDARLVLEALVYNASKHICSFIPALMKDDPQKRPIDAIILTGGVARSKLLVKAVEDIVGFIAPVKVVIGLEEMEVMGRGGLAVLRGEMQPQEYHFD, from the coding sequence ATGGGTTCGAGAATTCTTGTAATTAATCCCGGATCAACATCAACCAAAGTGGCGATCTTCAACGAAGGAAAAATATCTTTTGACGCTGAAGTAAGCCATCCCCGTGAAAGAATAGATAAATTTACCACTGTAATGGATCAGAAAGAGTTTCGCAGTACAGCTGTTATGAAGCTTATTGAAGATGAACTTGCGAAAGGAACACCGGATATGGTTGTCGGGCGTGGCGGTTTGCTTAAGCCTATCCCCGGTGGTCCATATTCAATTAACGATGCAATGATTTCCGATTTGGAGAGCGGACGGTACGGTGTCCATCCCTGCAATCTCGGTGCAATGCTCGCCCGCGAATTTGCAGAGCAGTGGGGAGTCCCTTCAATGATTATGGACCCTGTTGTCACTGATGAAATGGATCCTGTTGCTAAGGTTACCGGATTGCCGGAAATCAAGCGGCGCAGTGTGTTCCATGCTTTGAGCCAGCGTGGGGTCGCCCGCAGCGTGGCCGCAGAAATGGGCTTGGAATACGAGAATTCAAAATTCATTGTCGGCCATATGGGCGGCGGTGTTTCCATCGGAGCCCACAGGTACGGCAAGGTGGTTGATGTCATCAACGCCCTTGACGGGGAAGGTCCTTTCAGCCCGGAGCGTTCCGGTACGCTGCCGATCCTTCCTGTGCTCAATCTGGTGGAGTCCGGTCAGTATACTTTCGACGAAATGCGTAAGGTTGTGACCTCCAGAGCCGGGATTATCGGACTGCTCGGAACCAATGATATGCGCGAAGTGCAGGCTCGAATGGAAGACGGGGATGAAGATGCCCGTCTGGTGCTGGAAGCTCTTGTTTACAATGCTTCCAAGCATATCTGTTCCTTCATTCCAGCTCTGATGAAGGACGACCCGCAAAAGCGGCCCATTGATGCGATTATTCTTACCGGTGGAGTTGCCCGCAGTAAGCTGCTGGTCAAGGCCGTGGAAGATATTGTCGGATTTATAGCTCCGGTAAAAGTCGTCATCGGTCTTGAAGAAATGGAAGTAATGGGGCGTGGCGGCTTGGCCGTATTGCGTGGCGAAATGCAGCCGCAGGAATATCATTTCGATTGA
- a CDS encoding TetR/AcrR family transcriptional regulator: MTLKVVPINTLTATRRKILHAAYKCAAKTGFNNLDVDEIALKAGVTRKALYSYFNGLENLLSELAVSGIYWPTTEELLANAPSEFPEIEPEKQVAAFFTALRRTLETRPDTLRLLAWEMLERTQLSELLEDVRVRTALEFFEHMTPDVPDDVDLAAAVAILGGAISYLSIRSLNTKHFGGVSLQDEVGWDRMEAAMQGMLKGLLCLRPESMD, from the coding sequence ATGACTTTAAAAGTAGTACCCATCAACACGCTGACAGCCACACGCAGAAAAATCCTGCATGCAGCCTACAAATGTGCCGCGAAAACCGGATTCAATAATCTTGATGTGGATGAAATTGCGCTCAAGGCAGGTGTAACCCGCAAGGCCCTCTACAGCTACTTCAACGGTCTGGAAAATCTGTTGAGTGAATTGGCGGTATCCGGGATTTACTGGCCGACCACTGAAGAACTGCTGGCCAATGCCCCATCTGAATTCCCGGAAATCGAACCGGAAAAGCAGGTAGCAGCATTTTTCACCGCTCTGCGCCGAACACTTGAAACAAGACCGGACACCCTGCGTCTGCTGGCTTGGGAAATGCTGGAACGGACTCAACTCTCCGAATTACTGGAAGATGTACGGGTGAGAACCGCACTGGAATTTTTCGAACACATGACCCCGGATGTACCCGATGATGTTGACCTTGCCGCCGCAGTGGCAATATTGGGCGGGGCCATTTCTTACCTGTCCATCCGCTCCCTGAACACCAAGCACTTCGGCGGGGTCAGCCTGCAGGATGAAGTCGGCTGGGACCGCATGGAAGCAGCCATGCAGGGCATGCTCAAAGGATTGCTTTGTCTGAGGCCTGAATCCATGGACTGA